The following is a genomic window from Bordetella petrii.
CCTGGTTTTTCGAGACCTTCATCCTGGCGCGTTTCCTGCCGGGGCATCCGCCATTCCATCCGCAGTACCGGATGCTGTTCAACTCGTACTACAACGCCATCGGCGACCGCCATCCGCGCCCGCAGCGCGGCATGCTGTCGCGCCCGCCGCTGGCCGACATTCTGCGCTACCGCGAGTATGTGGACGCCGCCATGGCCGGCCTGCTGGCCGGCGCGCCGGACGCCGACCCCGCCTTCGCTCAATTGGTCGAACTGGGCCTGAACCACGAGCAGCAGCACCAGGAACTGATCCTGACCGACATCAAGCATGCCCTGTCGCTCAATCCGCTCAAGCCCGCTTACGCGCCCGGCCGGCGGGATGCGCTTCCGGCGGCCACGCCGGCGGGCTGGACCCGCTACGCGGGCGGCTGTGTGCGCATTGGCCACGAGCCCCCCGGTTTCGCCTTTGACAACGAAGGCCCCGCGCACGAGGTGCTGCTGCGCCCCTTCCACCTGGCCGACCGCCTGGTGACCCAGGGCGAATACCGGGAGTTCATGCGCGACGGCGGCTACCGCCGCCCGGAGCTGTGGCTGTCGCTCGGCTGGGATCGGGTCTGCGCCGAGCAATGGCGCGCCCCGCTGTACTGGGAAGGCCAGAAAGACGACTGGCAGGTGTTCACGCTGCACGGCATGCAGCCGCTCGACCCGCACGCGCCGGTCACCCATGTCAGCTATTACGAGGCCGACGCCTACGCTCGCTGGGCCCGCGTGCGCCTGCCGCGCGAGGCCGAATGGGAACACGCCGCCCTGGCCCGCCCGGCGCCGGCGCACGCCAACCTGCTCGAGCACGGCCACCTGCATCCCCGCGCGGCGCCGCAGCGCCCGCCCGCGGGCGGGCCGGTGCAGTTGTATGGCGACGCCTGGGAATGGACCAGCAGCGCCTACGACGCCTATCCGGGCTACGCGCCGCCCGCGGGCGCGGTGGGCGAATACAACGGCAAGTTCATGTGCAACCAGTACGTGCTGCGCGGCGGCTCGTGCGCCACGCCGGCAGACCACATCCGCGCCACTTACCGCAACTTTTTCCCGCCCGAGGCGCGCTGGCAGTTCTCGGGCATACGGCTGGCGCGCGATGCGTGAGGGGTTTGCACCCCAATAAAATGTCGTGCTAGAATTTCGTTCTTGCCTGGCCCTGCCGGGCAAGAAGTCGAGCACTGCCTCAGGCACAACATTGAGGCACGACATTGGCGCATTAGCTCAGCCGGTTAGAGCGACGGAATCATAATCCGCAGGTCCCCTGTTCGAATCAGGGATGCGCCACCAGAATTACGAAGGGCGCCCATGGCACATGGGCGCCCTTTCTTTTTGACGATGCAGGGTGGTGTTAGGGGGTGGTGTGGGGTATGCGGGGCGCAGTCAGGCTCCAGGACCTCAGGCCGCCACCCGCAGGTGCCGCCGCGACTGGCCACCCTTGATGGGCCGCAGCAGGCTGCTGGGCACATCTTCGACCAGCTCCGGTTCGCACCGTACGCTGACCTGGCCCGGCAGGATCCAGCTCTTGCCGTGGCGGCACTCGGTGGCGCGCAGGTGCCGCGCCAGGCGCAGCGCGTCGAGCTCGGCGCGATCACGGCCGGAACGCACCATGTCGCAGAAGCGCGTGAAACTGAACGTGTGCGCGCCCTCGCGGCCTATCACGTCGACACACCCGCGAAATTCGCCAAAATCGACCTCGTGCACGCGCGGCCGGATGGAATAGCTCACATTGGAAGCAAAGGCGGAAAACGTGTCCATGGCTTGATCTCCCTGATGAAGCACGACCATTTCAGGGTAGAGCAAAAATATGTCGAATCCGCGCCGCCTTTGCAATCTTTGAAGACGATTACCCGTCCGTTACAAAATCCATACTTAACTACATCCCTGGCGCCGCGCGCGGGCTTCAGGGCTGGGCGGGCGTATCGTCGCGGGCGGCGGGCTCGACAAAATCGGAGGTGAACAAGTCCCAGCAAGTAATGAACAGCGCCGCGATCAGCGGCCCGATCACGAAGCCGTTCAGGCCGAACAACGCCATGCCGCCCAGGGTGGAGATCAACACCACGTAATCGGGCAGCTTGGTGTCCTTGCCCACCAGCAACGGACGCAGCACGTTGTCGACCATGCCGATCACCAGCACGCCGTACAGGATGAGCGCCACGCCCTGCCATGTGGCGCCCGTGACCAGGAAATATACGGCCACCGGCACCCAGATCAGCCCCGCGCCAATGGCGGGCAGCAGCGACAGAAAGGCCATGACCACGCCCCATAGCACCGGCCCCTGGATGCCCAGCACGTAGAAGATCACGCCGCCCAGGGCGCCCTGCGCCGCGGCTACCGCGATGTTGCCCTTCACGGTGGCGCGGATCACGGTAGTGAACTTGCGCAACAGGTGAATCTTGCGCGAGTCGCTCAGCGGAATCGCGGCGCGCAGCCGCGCCGACAGCAGCGAGCCGTCGCGCAGCAGGAAAAACAACAGGTACAGCATGATGCCGAAGCTGATCAGGAACTGGAACGTATCCTGTCCGATGTTGAACGCCTGCGTGGCCAGGTACTGGCTGCCCCGCATCGCGCCCGCGGTGAGCTTGTCTTGCAGGCTGGTGATGTCGGCCATGCCGAAGCGCGTCAGCAGGCTGTGCAACGATGCCGGCAGCGCGTCGAGCACCTGCTGGAAATAAACGCCGAAGTTCAGGTTGCCCGACTTGACGCGCTGGTAAAGATTGGCGCCTTCCTGCACCAGCGAGCCGGTGATGAGCGTGACCGGCACGATTACCAGCAGCAACACCAGCAGCAGTGTGCACAGCGCGGCCAGGTTGCGCCGCTTGACCAGCTTGGCGGCGATGCGGCGATGCACCGGCGCGAAAATAATCGCCAGGATCGCGCCCCAGAATACCGCTCCGTAAAACGGCCACAGCACCCAGCCAAACGCGATAGTGACAAGCACCAGCAGCAGCAGGAAAAAGCGGTTGTGCAGGTTAGACCCGTTCATATTCGATCCCGTGCGCGGCAGCTGCCGCGTGAGGCGCAATTGTACAAATCCGGCATGGCGGCCCGCGCTCAGGCCGGCGCCAGCGCGCGCAGGCTGCGCTGTGCCTGGCCGACCGCTTCGGCATGGCCGTTGAGTGCATCCAGCAGGCGGTTCAATTCCTGCTGCACGGAAGGGTCGCGCACCGAAGCCGACTCGGCGTCGATAACAATCTGCCCGCGATGCCGGACCACGTACTCGGCTGCCCGCACGGCATCGTCGAGCGCCGCCGCGGCCACCGCCAGCAAAGGCTCCAGACGCGCGGCGCTGCCGGTCACGGCGCGCCCGTACGCCTGCGCGTACACCGCCTGCAGGTCGGCGGGCTGCTCCAGCCCGGCGCGCTCCGTGCCGGCGCGCTCCAGCGCCCGGCGCAGGCTGGCGCGCGCCTCGGACAGGGCCTGGCGATCGGCCAGCAAGGCGTCCTGGCGCGCCCGCAACTGCGCCAGCGTGTGCAGCTCCTGGTGCTCCAGCGCACGGCCCAGGCGCTCGACCACCGTGGCGGCCACCGCGTCGAAATCGGCCAGCACCTGATAGTGCTCGACGTAGTCGCCGAACGCATCGCGTTGCGCGTCATCCAGCGCGGGCACGGCCGCCCCCGGCGCCTCGACCACGCTGGCCTGCAGCCAGGCCATGAAGGCCGCGCGCTGGTCCGGCTCTTTGTTGACGCAGCCGGCCAATAGCAGGCCGGCTGCCAGCAGCCATATGAAATTAACCGC
Proteins encoded in this region:
- the egtB gene encoding ergothioneine biosynthesis protein EgtB, which produces MPSDTTTACPCLLTRPAPHLDADASLAQRYERVRGQTRALAEPLSPEDCQVQSMPDCSPVKWHLAHTTWFFETFILARFLPGHPPFHPQYRMLFNSYYNAIGDRHPRPQRGMLSRPPLADILRYREYVDAAMAGLLAGAPDADPAFAQLVELGLNHEQQHQELILTDIKHALSLNPLKPAYAPGRRDALPAATPAGWTRYAGGCVRIGHEPPGFAFDNEGPAHEVLLRPFHLADRLVTQGEYREFMRDGGYRRPELWLSLGWDRVCAEQWRAPLYWEGQKDDWQVFTLHGMQPLDPHAPVTHVSYYEADAYARWARVRLPREAEWEHAALARPAPAHANLLEHGHLHPRAAPQRPPAGGPVQLYGDAWEWTSSAYDAYPGYAPPAGAVGEYNGKFMCNQYVLRGGSCATPADHIRATYRNFFPPEARWQFSGIRLARDA
- a CDS encoding AI-2E family transporter; its protein translation is MNGSNLHNRFFLLLLVLVTIAFGWVLWPFYGAVFWGAILAIIFAPVHRRIAAKLVKRRNLAALCTLLLVLLLVIVPVTLITGSLVQEGANLYQRVKSGNLNFGVYFQQVLDALPASLHSLLTRFGMADITSLQDKLTAGAMRGSQYLATQAFNIGQDTFQFLISFGIMLYLLFFLLRDGSLLSARLRAAIPLSDSRKIHLLRKFTTVIRATVKGNIAVAAAQGALGGVIFYVLGIQGPVLWGVVMAFLSLLPAIGAGLIWVPVAVYFLVTGATWQGVALILYGVLVIGMVDNVLRPLLVGKDTKLPDYVVLISTLGGMALFGLNGFVIGPLIAALFITCWDLFTSDFVEPAARDDTPAQP
- a CDS encoding DUF3053 domain-containing protein, whose protein sequence is MRIAVNFIWLLAAGLLLAGCVNKEPDQRAAFMAWLQASVVEAPGAAVPALDDAQRDAFGDYVEHYQVLADFDAVAATVVERLGRALEHQELHTLAQLRARQDALLADRQALSEARASLRRALERAGTERAGLEQPADLQAVYAQAYGRAVTGSAARLEPLLAVAAAALDDAVRAAEYVVRHRGQIVIDAESASVRDPSVQQELNRLLDALNGHAEAVGQAQRSLRALAPA